In Tepidimonas taiwanensis, the following are encoded in one genomic region:
- the gltX gene encoding glutamate--tRNA ligase: MTARIRTRFAPSPTGFIHLGNIRSALYPWAFARANGGDFILRIEDTDQERSTQEAVDVILEAMDWLGLTPDEGPYYQMQRMDRYRQVIAEMLAAGLAYHCYMTPAELDALRERQMAAKLKPRYDGTWRPEPGKTLPPVPDGVLPVIRFKNPTSGSVVWDDKVKGRVEIRNDELDDLVIARQAPVGEIGTPTYNFCVVVDDIDMRITHVIRGDDHVNNTPRQINIFRALGHEPPVYAHLPTVLNEQGEKMSKRHGAKPVTWYRDAGFLPEAMINYLARLGWSHGDDEIFTREQFLQWFDLEHLGRSAAQFDEAKLRWVNAQHIKMTPDERLAPLVAQQLARRGLTADERLPALCALFKDRCDTTVALADWAQPYYATPTPRPEDLAQHVTDAVRPALRALAARLADTEWTPAAIGAAIKATLAEHGLKMPQLAMPVRVLVMGTPQTPSVDAVLALHRREDVLARLAAA, encoded by the coding sequence ATGACCGCTCGCATCCGCACCCGCTTCGCCCCGTCGCCGACGGGGTTCATCCACCTCGGCAACATCCGCTCCGCGCTCTACCCATGGGCCTTCGCCCGCGCCAACGGCGGCGACTTCATTCTGCGCATCGAGGACACCGACCAGGAGCGCTCGACCCAGGAGGCGGTTGACGTGATCCTGGAGGCGATGGACTGGCTGGGGCTCACGCCCGACGAGGGGCCGTACTACCAGATGCAGCGCATGGACCGTTACCGCCAGGTCATCGCCGAGATGCTCGCGGCGGGGCTGGCGTACCACTGCTACATGACGCCGGCGGAGCTGGACGCGCTGCGCGAGCGGCAGATGGCGGCCAAGCTCAAGCCGCGCTACGACGGCACGTGGCGGCCGGAGCCCGGCAAGACGCTGCCGCCGGTACCGGATGGGGTGCTGCCCGTGATCCGCTTCAAAAACCCGACCAGCGGCAGCGTCGTGTGGGACGACAAGGTCAAGGGCCGCGTCGAAATCCGCAACGACGAACTCGACGACCTCGTCATCGCGCGGCAGGCCCCGGTGGGCGAGATCGGCACGCCGACCTACAACTTCTGCGTCGTGGTGGACGATATCGACATGCGCATCACGCACGTCATCCGCGGCGACGACCACGTCAACAACACCCCGCGCCAGATCAATATCTTTCGCGCGCTGGGCCACGAGCCCCCGGTGTACGCCCACCTGCCCACCGTGCTCAACGAGCAAGGCGAGAAGATGAGCAAGCGCCACGGCGCCAAGCCCGTCACGTGGTACCGCGACGCCGGCTTCTTGCCGGAGGCGATGATCAACTACCTGGCGCGCCTGGGCTGGAGCCACGGTGACGACGAGATCTTCACGCGCGAGCAGTTCCTGCAGTGGTTCGACCTCGAGCACCTGGGGCGCAGCGCGGCGCAGTTCGACGAGGCCAAGCTGCGCTGGGTCAACGCGCAGCACATCAAGATGACGCCCGACGAGCGGCTGGCGCCGCTGGTGGCGCAGCAGCTCGCGCGCCGGGGCCTCACGGCCGACGAGCGACTGCCCGCCCTCTGCGCGCTGTTCAAGGACCGCTGCGACACCACGGTGGCGCTGGCGGACTGGGCGCAGCCGTACTACGCCACGCCCACACCGCGCCCCGAGGATTTGGCCCAGCACGTCACCGACGCGGTCCGCCCGGCGCTGCGCGCACTCGCGGCACGGCTGGCCGACACCGAATGGACCCCGGCCGCAATCGGTGCCGCGATCAAGGCGACGCTGGCCGAACACGGGCTGAAGATGCCGCAGCTGGCGATGCCCGTGCGCGTGCTCGTGATGGGCACGCCGCAGACGCCGTCGGTGGACGCGGTGCTGGCGCTGCACCGGCGCGAGGACGTGCTGGCGCGGCTGGCCGCGGCGTGA
- the rpsO gene encoding 30S ribosomal protein S15 → MITSETKAKVIAEHARGANDTGSPEVQVALLTARINELTPHFKTHAKDHHGRRGLLKLVSRRRKLLDYLKSKDTDRYVALIQKLGLRK, encoded by the coding sequence ATGATCACGTCCGAAACCAAAGCCAAGGTCATCGCGGAACACGCCCGCGGTGCCAACGACACCGGCAGCCCCGAAGTTCAGGTCGCGCTGCTGACCGCGCGCATCAACGAGCTGACGCCGCACTTCAAGACCCACGCGAAGGACCACCACGGCCGTCGCGGTCTGCTCAAGCTCGTCAGCCGCCGCCGCAAGCTGCTGGACTACCTGAAGTCCAAGGATACCGACCGTTACGTCGCGCTGATCCAGAAGCTCGGTCTGCGCAAGTGA
- a CDS encoding EAL domain-containing protein: protein MNDTAVPHPDAAPALRWLVAIGASAGGLDPLRALLGAARPRNDTAIVVAQHLSGPDGDVLVQLLQRSTAWTVRAIADGDALTPGTVHVCPPGLDVDLEDTRLRLRRAESLPRPSIDRLFAAIARTHGAHAIGIVLSGTGNDGLAGARDIHGAGGAVWLQDPATCAFPSMPRALLDAGLADMVGTPAALGRRLQTLPGTDAPGAPRSRRAQARARQLALDRIAQRVGQAAGLDLTRYQGATLRRQFERVMRDEGIPDWATLSQRLDADPELLRRMAAAVSVGVTQWLRDPAAFLSLRAALRERLARAGPQDTPVRVWSCACATGQETYSLAMLLDDLLRELGLRREFLVIGTDVQPAYLATAREALYPLDELQHLPAEWRQRYLESDGTHGRVVPELRRRCLFVRHDVTQDLPFARIDVVACRNLLIYLKPTTKAAVLGRLHHALLDDGLLLLGAAEGGARGVHELFEPVAGSPYLFRRRPGASPRIDWTAPIHAPAPGAAPASARAHRQAADTLETSARERLLDLLIERYAPATVLADAQGHPLHLVGSVQDLLRWPRGPSVRLTVTELVPAEWQRDVSLALQQVLRGASDRFELPLPALPPGHTPYALQTQRVTVQERHFVALSFIAPARPVAAGAAAADGGLEPARQDVLINVLEQAQRELQEVNDRLQAAHEQLEVANEELEASNEELQASNEELRSLNEQLDQSLREQRRLNELLDAVLRHSQQALLVLDAQGRVLRYNARAAQWLGVTDADIGQAWSFGRGPVAWPQPDRLLRRLLAPDLTPTQEEVLVGERHYLLQMAPWHTRDARAGVLLAVSDLTEVRRVEAQRLALQARLSALTNALQEAVLMATPGLQQLQHVSPRLAEWLGTSTETLLREPARLRAAIAPEDRDRVLARWEAADDTEWQQRYHLIGPDGQRRLVLERAARADAEKGETPPIAASLLDITEAALVEQRERATQARMRALWHNPNVGMAMCDVAGRLLEVNDALARLLNTSVDALVGQSLHALADVEERLPALNQWQAVVGGAGSVALEMRLRAVGGDPHWVRRHLTLARDPERGDDFVVVILENLDEVKAREQTIYRQANFDPLTGLPNRNLLRDRLLQALRREAREGGYVFVLFLDLDGFKEVNDLYGHDSGDALLIEAAQRLRGCLRPADTVARFGGDEFVVLIDGANGPMAAERVGHAILEALRRPFDVPDNQVTLTASVGIATFPTDSDNADELLRLADTAMYAAKAQGKDRLRFFSPHMDSATRRQSGIKLGIERALVNDEFELYFQPVIALPLGQPIGAEALLRWRHPERGLVPPGEFIPVAETTGQIRRLGAWALREVARLAPQAAQRWGTDFRLAVNLSVAQFGGPEIEAWRREHEAVLPHLVMEVTESLLMQDNVNHWRWLMRLREAGAQIALDDFGTGYSSLAYLQRLTIDYLKLDKSFTEHVGHGGPSERIVQAVFDIAGAVGAHVIVEGLEREEQWRFFQPMAPLHVQGYYCARPMPWDALVDFMADAARPAAAS, encoded by the coding sequence ATGAACGACACCGCCGTTCCCCACCCCGACGCCGCGCCCGCGCTGCGCTGGCTGGTCGCGATCGGCGCCTCGGCCGGGGGGCTGGACCCGCTGCGGGCGCTGCTGGGGGCGGCGCGGCCACGCAACGACACCGCAATCGTGGTGGCCCAGCACCTGAGTGGCCCGGACGGCGACGTGCTGGTGCAGCTGCTGCAGCGCAGCACCGCGTGGACGGTGCGCGCGATCGCCGACGGCGACGCCCTCACCCCCGGCACGGTGCACGTGTGCCCCCCGGGCCTCGACGTGGACCTGGAAGACACGCGGCTGCGGCTGCGGCGTGCCGAGTCGTTGCCGCGCCCCTCCATCGACCGCCTGTTCGCGGCGATCGCCCGCACGCACGGGGCGCACGCCATCGGCATCGTGCTGTCGGGCACGGGCAACGACGGCCTCGCCGGTGCGCGCGACATTCACGGTGCGGGTGGCGCGGTCTGGTTGCAGGATCCGGCCACGTGCGCATTCCCCTCGATGCCGCGGGCGCTGCTCGACGCGGGCCTGGCGGACATGGTCGGCACGCCGGCCGCGCTGGGACGCCGGCTGCAAACGCTGCCGGGGACGGACGCCCCCGGCGCGCCACGGTCGCGCCGGGCACAGGCGCGTGCGCGCCAACTGGCGCTCGACCGCATCGCGCAGCGCGTGGGCCAGGCGGCCGGGCTCGATCTGACCCGCTATCAGGGCGCGACGCTGCGGCGCCAGTTCGAGCGCGTGATGCGCGACGAGGGCATCCCGGACTGGGCGACGCTGTCGCAGCGGCTCGACGCCGACCCGGAACTGCTGCGGCGCATGGCGGCGGCGGTGTCGGTCGGCGTCACCCAGTGGCTGCGCGATCCGGCGGCGTTCCTGTCGCTGCGCGCCGCGCTGCGCGAGCGGCTCGCGCGCGCCGGGCCCCAGGACACCCCCGTGCGCGTGTGGTCGTGCGCCTGCGCCACCGGGCAGGAAACCTACAGCCTGGCGATGCTGCTCGACGACCTGCTGCGCGAGCTGGGGCTGCGACGCGAGTTTCTGGTGATCGGCACCGACGTGCAGCCGGCCTACCTGGCCACGGCGCGCGAGGCGCTGTATCCGCTCGACGAACTGCAGCACCTGCCCGCGGAATGGCGCCAGCGCTACCTCGAGTCCGACGGAACCCACGGCCGCGTCGTGCCGGAGCTGCGCCGGCGCTGCCTGTTCGTGCGCCACGACGTCACGCAGGACCTGCCGTTCGCCCGCATCGACGTGGTCGCGTGCCGCAACCTGCTGATCTACCTGAAGCCGACCACGAAAGCCGCAGTGCTGGGGCGGCTACACCATGCGTTGCTCGACGACGGGCTGTTGCTGCTGGGTGCGGCCGAAGGCGGGGCACGCGGCGTGCACGAGCTGTTCGAACCCGTGGCGGGCAGCCCTTACCTGTTCCGTCGCCGTCCCGGCGCGTCACCGCGCATCGACTGGACCGCGCCGATCCATGCCCCGGCTCCTGGCGCAGCGCCGGCATCGGCGCGGGCCCACCGGCAGGCCGCCGACACGCTGGAGACGTCGGCGCGCGAGCGGCTGCTGGACCTGCTGATCGAGCGCTACGCACCGGCGACCGTGCTCGCGGACGCGCAGGGCCACCCGCTGCACCTCGTGGGGTCGGTGCAGGATCTGTTGCGCTGGCCGCGCGGCCCTTCGGTGCGCCTGACGGTCACCGAGCTGGTGCCCGCGGAATGGCAGCGCGACGTGTCGCTCGCGCTGCAGCAGGTGCTGCGGGGCGCCTCCGACCGCTTCGAGCTGCCGCTGCCCGCGCTGCCGCCCGGCCACACGCCCTATGCGCTGCAGACGCAGCGCGTCACGGTGCAGGAGCGGCACTTCGTCGCGCTGAGCTTCATCGCGCCGGCGCGGCCGGTCGCCGCCGGTGCAGCCGCGGCGGACGGTGGGCTGGAGCCCGCGCGGCAGGACGTGCTGATCAACGTGCTGGAGCAGGCGCAGCGCGAGCTGCAGGAGGTCAACGACCGGCTCCAGGCCGCCCACGAGCAGCTCGAGGTCGCCAACGAGGAGCTCGAAGCCTCCAACGAGGAACTGCAGGCGTCCAACGAGGAGTTGCGCAGCCTCAACGAGCAGCTCGACCAGTCGCTGCGCGAGCAGCGCCGGCTCAACGAGTTGCTCGACGCCGTGCTGCGCCACTCGCAGCAGGCGCTGCTGGTGCTCGACGCCCAGGGGCGCGTGCTGCGCTACAACGCCCGCGCGGCGCAGTGGCTGGGGGTGACGGACGCCGACATCGGACAGGCGTGGTCGTTCGGGCGTGGCCCCGTCGCGTGGCCGCAGCCGGACCGACTGCTGCGCCGGCTGCTGGCACCGGACCTCACCCCGACACAAGAGGAGGTGCTGGTCGGTGAGCGCCACTACCTGCTGCAGATGGCGCCGTGGCACACGCGCGACGCGCGCGCCGGCGTGCTGCTGGCGGTGAGTGACCTGACGGAGGTGCGCCGCGTCGAGGCGCAGCGGCTGGCGCTGCAGGCCCGCCTGAGCGCGCTGACCAACGCGCTGCAGGAGGCCGTGCTGATGGCCACGCCGGGGCTGCAGCAGCTGCAGCATGTCTCACCGCGGCTCGCGGAGTGGCTGGGCACGAGCACGGAGACCCTGCTGCGCGAGCCGGCCCGGCTGCGCGCGGCGATCGCGCCGGAGGACCGCGACCGTGTCCTCGCGCGCTGGGAGGCGGCGGACGACACCGAGTGGCAGCAGCGCTACCACCTGATCGGACCGGACGGCCAGCGGCGCCTGGTGCTGGAGCGCGCCGCGCGCGCCGACGCCGAAAAGGGCGAAACCCCGCCGATCGCCGCCTCGCTGCTCGACATCACCGAGGCAGCATTGGTCGAGCAGCGCGAACGCGCGACCCAGGCACGCATGCGCGCGCTGTGGCACAACCCCAACGTCGGGATGGCGATGTGCGACGTGGCCGGCCGGCTGCTGGAAGTCAACGACGCGTTGGCGCGGCTGCTCAACACGTCGGTCGACGCGCTGGTGGGGCAGTCGCTGCACGCGCTCGCGGACGTGGAGGAGCGCCTGCCGGCGCTGAACCAGTGGCAGGCCGTCGTCGGCGGCGCCGGCAGCGTGGCGCTGGAGATGCGGCTGCGCGCCGTCGGCGGGGACCCGCACTGGGTGCGGCGGCACCTCACGCTCGCGCGCGACCCGGAACGCGGCGACGACTTCGTCGTCGTCATTTTGGAAAACCTCGACGAGGTCAAGGCGCGCGAACAGACCATCTACCGCCAGGCCAATTTCGATCCCCTGACCGGCCTGCCCAACCGCAACCTGCTGCGCGACCGGCTGCTGCAGGCGCTGCGGCGCGAGGCGCGCGAGGGCGGCTACGTCTTCGTGCTGTTCCTGGACCTGGACGGCTTCAAGGAGGTCAACGACCTGTACGGCCACGACAGCGGCGACGCGCTGCTGATCGAAGCGGCACAGCGGCTGCGCGGCTGCCTGCGGCCGGCCGACACCGTGGCGCGCTTTGGCGGCGACGAATTCGTCGTGCTGATCGACGGGGCCAACGGCCCGATGGCGGCCGAGCGCGTCGGCCACGCGATCCTGGAGGCGCTGCGCCGCCCGTTCGACGTGCCGGACAACCAGGTGACGCTGACCGCCAGCGTCGGCATCGCCACCTTCCCGACCGACAGCGACAATGCGGACGAGCTGCTGCGGCTGGCCGACACCGCGATGTATGCCGCCAAGGCGCAGGGCAAGGACCGGCTGCGGTTTTTCTCGCCGCACATGGACAGCGCCACGCGCCGGCAGTCCGGCATCAAGCTGGGCATCGAGCGCGCACTGGTCAACGACGAGTTCGAGCTGTACTTTCAACCCGTGATCGCGCTGCCGCTCGGGCAGCCCATCGGCGCCGAGGCACTGCTGCGCTGGCGCCACCCCGAACGCGGGCTGGTCCCCCCGGGCGAGTTCATCCCGGTGGCCGAGACGACCGGACAGATCCGGCGCCTGGGGGCGTGGGCGCTGCGCGAGGTGGCTCGGCTGGCCCCGCAGGCCGCGCAGCGCTGGGGCACGGACTTTCGCCTCGCGGTCAACCTGTCGGTGGCGCAGTTCGGCGGGCCGGAGATCGAGGCGTGGCGGCGCGAGCACGAGGCGGTGCTGCCGCACCTCGTGATGGAGGTGACCGAGTCGCTGCTGATGCAGGACAACGTCAACCACTGGCGCTGGCTGATGCGGCTGCGCGAAGCGGGCGCGCAAATCGCGCTGGACGACTTCGGCACCGGCTACTCGAGCCTCGCGTACCTGCAGCGGCTGACGATCGACTACCTCAAACTCGACAAGTCGTTCACCGAACACGTGGGCCACGGCGGCCCGTCGGAGCGCATCGTGCAGGCGGTGTTCGACATCGCGGGCGCGGTGGGCGCGCACGTCATCGTCGAAGGACTCGAGCGCGAGGAGCAGTGGCGGTTCTTCCAGCCGATGGCGCCGCTGCACGTGCAGGGCTACTACTGCGCGCGACCCATGCCGTGGGACGCGCTGGTGGACTTCATGGCCGATGCGGCGAGGCCGGCGGCGGCGTCCTGA
- the tsaD gene encoding tRNA (adenosine(37)-N6)-threonylcarbamoyltransferase complex transferase subunit TsaD has protein sequence MRILGIESSCDETGVAVVEASASGVPRLLGAALHSQVAMHRDYGGVVPELASRDHIRRVLPLTEAALAQAGVSLHAIDAVAYTRGPGLAGALLVGAGVAHAMALALGVPVVGVHHLEGHLLSPFLSADPPAFPFVALLVSGGHTQLMRVDGVGRYTLLGETIDDAAGEAFDKSAKVLGLGYPGGPALSRLAQQGDPAAFALPRPLLHSGDLDFSFAGLKTAVLTQARKLGPALEARKADLAAATEAAIVDVLVHKALAALRATGLTRLVVAGGVGANRRLRERLAQAAQRDGWRVHYPEVALCTDNGAMIALAAAMRWQVGAGSAADAPGAFDVLPRWPLEAVALDGARATASAAGR, from the coding sequence ATGCGCATCTTGGGGATCGAATCGTCGTGCGACGAGACCGGCGTCGCGGTGGTGGAGGCGTCGGCGTCGGGCGTGCCGCGGCTGCTCGGGGCTGCCCTGCACAGCCAGGTGGCCATGCACCGCGACTACGGCGGCGTCGTGCCGGAGCTGGCCAGCCGCGACCACATCCGCCGTGTGCTGCCGCTAACCGAGGCCGCGCTGGCGCAGGCGGGGGTGTCGCTGCACGCCATCGACGCGGTGGCGTACACACGCGGCCCCGGACTCGCCGGCGCGCTGCTGGTGGGGGCGGGTGTCGCGCACGCAATGGCGCTGGCGCTGGGGGTGCCGGTGGTCGGCGTGCATCACCTGGAAGGGCATTTGCTGTCGCCGTTCCTCAGCGCCGATCCGCCGGCGTTCCCGTTCGTCGCGCTGCTCGTCTCTGGCGGCCACACGCAGCTGATGCGGGTGGACGGGGTGGGGCGCTATACGCTGCTGGGCGAGACCATCGACGACGCCGCGGGCGAGGCCTTCGATAAGTCCGCGAAGGTGCTGGGGCTGGGCTATCCCGGGGGGCCGGCGCTGTCGCGCCTCGCGCAGCAGGGGGACCCGGCCGCGTTCGCGCTGCCGCGCCCGCTGCTCCACAGCGGGGATCTCGATTTCTCGTTTGCGGGCCTGAAGACGGCGGTGCTAACGCAGGCGCGCAAGCTGGGCCCGGCGCTGGAGGCACGCAAGGCCGACCTCGCCGCCGCGACCGAGGCCGCGATCGTCGACGTGCTGGTGCACAAGGCGCTCGCGGCCCTGCGCGCCACAGGCCTGACGCGGCTGGTCGTGGCCGGTGGGGTCGGTGCCAACCGGCGCCTGCGCGAGCGCCTCGCGCAGGCGGCGCAGCGCGACGGCTGGCGGGTGCACTACCCGGAGGTGGCGCTGTGCACCGACAACGGCGCGATGATCGCGCTCGCGGCGGCGATGCGCTGGCAGGTCGGGGCGGGGTCCGCCGCGGACGCGCCGGGGGCGTTCGACGTGTTGCCGCGCTGGCCGCTGGAGGCGGTGGCCCTGGACGGGGCGCGAGCGACGGCGTCGGCTGCCGGGCGTTGA
- the pnp gene encoding polyribonucleotide nucleotidyltransferase, with protein MSLFNKHTKTFQWGRHTVTMETGEIARQATGAVLLDMDGTVVLATVVARPEAKPGQDFFPLTVDYVEKAYAAGKIPGSFFKREGRPSEYETLTSRLIDRPIRPLFPDGFFNEVQIVVHTLSLNPDVDADIPAMIASSAALAISGIPFNGPIGAARVGYVNGEYVLNPGPTEKANSRLDLVVAGTESAVLMVESEADQLPEEVMLGAVVFGHEQGKIAIEAIHDLVRVAGKPAWNWQPPPRDEALIAQVTELGEGPLRAAYQIRNKQARTQACREAYAAVKAGLAERGVAFDEVKVDGLLFEIESRIVRQQILNGEPRIDGRDTRTVRPIEIRTGVLPRTHGSALFTRGETQALVIATLGTERDAQIIDALSGEYQDRFMLHYNMPPFATGETGRVGAPKRREIGHGRLAKRALIACLPSKDEFPYTIRVVSEVTESNGSSSMATVCGGCLALMDAGVPMKAHVAGIAMGLIKEGNKFAVLTDILGDEDHLGDMDFKVAGTTQGVTALQMDIKIQGITKEIMQVALAQAKEARLHILEKMQAAIAGAREDISVYAPRLYTMKINPEKIRDVIGKGGATIRALTEETGTTIDIAEDGTITIASTDPDRAAEARRRIEEITAEVEVGQIYEGPVTKILDFGALVNILPGKDGLLHISQIAHQRVEKVSDFLKEGQIVKVKVLETDDKGRIKLSMKALLDDRGGAGGQSQQ; from the coding sequence ATGAGCCTGTTCAACAAGCACACCAAGACCTTCCAGTGGGGTCGTCACACCGTCACGATGGAAACCGGCGAAATCGCGCGCCAGGCCACCGGCGCCGTGCTGCTCGACATGGACGGCACCGTCGTGCTGGCCACCGTCGTGGCGCGTCCCGAGGCCAAGCCCGGGCAGGATTTCTTCCCGTTGACCGTCGACTACGTCGAGAAGGCTTACGCCGCGGGCAAGATCCCGGGCAGCTTCTTCAAGCGCGAAGGCCGCCCCAGCGAGTACGAGACGCTGACGAGCCGCCTGATCGACCGGCCGATCCGCCCGCTGTTCCCGGACGGGTTTTTCAACGAGGTGCAGATCGTCGTCCACACGCTGTCGCTCAACCCTGACGTGGACGCCGACATCCCGGCGATGATCGCCTCCAGCGCCGCGCTGGCGATCAGCGGCATTCCGTTCAACGGCCCGATCGGGGCGGCCCGTGTCGGCTATGTCAACGGCGAATACGTGCTCAACCCGGGCCCGACCGAGAAGGCCAATTCGCGCCTGGACCTCGTCGTCGCCGGCACCGAGTCCGCGGTGCTGATGGTCGAATCCGAGGCCGACCAGCTCCCGGAGGAAGTGATGCTGGGCGCGGTGGTGTTCGGCCACGAGCAGGGCAAGATCGCGATCGAGGCGATCCACGATCTGGTGCGCGTCGCCGGCAAGCCCGCGTGGAACTGGCAGCCGCCGCCGCGTGACGAGGCGCTGATCGCGCAGGTGACGGAGCTGGGCGAGGGGCCCCTGCGCGCGGCCTACCAGATCCGCAACAAGCAGGCGCGCACGCAGGCCTGCCGTGAGGCGTATGCCGCGGTCAAGGCGGGGCTGGCCGAGCGCGGCGTCGCGTTCGACGAGGTCAAGGTCGACGGTTTGCTGTTCGAGATCGAATCGCGCATCGTGCGCCAGCAGATCCTCAACGGCGAGCCGCGCATCGACGGGCGCGACACGCGCACCGTGCGGCCGATCGAGATCCGCACCGGCGTGCTGCCGCGCACGCACGGCTCGGCGCTGTTCACGCGCGGCGAGACGCAGGCGCTGGTCATCGCCACGCTGGGCACCGAACGCGACGCGCAGATCATCGACGCGCTCTCTGGCGAGTACCAGGACCGCTTCATGCTGCACTACAACATGCCGCCGTTCGCCACCGGCGAGACGGGGCGGGTCGGGGCACCGAAGCGGCGCGAAATCGGCCACGGGCGGCTGGCCAAGCGCGCGCTGATCGCGTGCCTGCCGAGCAAGGACGAGTTCCCCTACACGATCCGCGTCGTCTCGGAGGTCACCGAATCGAACGGCTCTTCGTCGATGGCCACCGTCTGCGGCGGGTGCCTGGCGTTGATGGACGCGGGCGTGCCGATGAAGGCGCACGTCGCCGGCATCGCGATGGGCCTGATCAAGGAAGGCAACAAGTTCGCGGTGCTGACCGACATCCTCGGTGACGAGGACCACCTCGGCGACATGGACTTCAAGGTTGCCGGCACGACGCAGGGCGTGACCGCGCTGCAAATGGACATCAAAATCCAGGGCATCACGAAGGAGATCATGCAGGTCGCGCTGGCGCAGGCCAAGGAGGCGCGGCTACACATCCTCGAGAAGATGCAGGCCGCCATCGCCGGCGCGCGCGAGGACATCTCCGTCTACGCGCCGCGCCTGTACACGATGAAGATCAACCCGGAGAAGATCCGCGACGTCATCGGCAAGGGCGGCGCCACCATCCGCGCGCTGACCGAGGAGACCGGCACGACGATCGACATCGCCGAGGACGGCACGATCACGATCGCCTCCACCGACCCCGACCGCGCGGCCGAGGCGCGGCGCCGCATCGAGGAGATCACCGCCGAGGTCGAGGTCGGGCAGATCTACGAAGGCCCGGTGACCAAGATCCTGGACTTCGGCGCGCTCGTCAACATCCTGCCGGGCAAGGACGGCCTGCTGCACATCAGCCAGATCGCGCACCAGCGCGTCGAGAAGGTGTCGGACTTCCTCAAGGAAGGGCAGATCGTCAAGGTCAAGGTGCTCGAGACCGACGACAAGGGCCGCATCAAGCTGTCGATGAAGGCGCTGCTGGACGACCGCGGCGGCGCCGGCGGCCAGTCGCAACAGTGA
- a CDS encoding branched-chain amino acid ABC transporter substrate-binding protein: protein MTRDTRWGRRRWLVGGGALLLAGWAGGLAAQPGAARGEAAIRLALIEGLSGPMGNAGEAVFRNLVWAAERVNARGGIEVAPGVRRPLQIVRYDSKGQPQEALSALQSALDDGITLVAQGNSSAVAAALIEAINRHNEREPQRQVLFLNYSAVDPVLTNERCSFWHFRFDAHADMRMAALMGVLKADPSVRSVYLIGQDYSFGQAVLREARRQLALQRPDVRIVGEELHPMARIKDFLPYVTKIKASGAQAVITGNWGNDLTLLVRAAREGGFDGKFYTFYGNALGAPAAIGEAGVGRVIAVADWFPNAPDAESRRFYEAFRQRFPNPADDYVHMRMQLMIEALAQAIERAARAARAAPGGAAGPSAVAIARALEQADVTLAGQRLRMRADDHQAQQPLMVAVMERQGAPGVPFDVEGSGFGFRVLQRLDAAAAEQPHTCRMVRP from the coding sequence ATGACGCGGGATACACGATGGGGACGGCGGCGCTGGTTGGTGGGCGGCGGCGCGCTGCTGCTGGCGGGCTGGGCCGGCGGGCTGGCGGCACAGCCGGGCGCGGCCCGGGGCGAGGCGGCCATCCGGCTCGCGCTGATCGAGGGACTCTCCGGCCCGATGGGCAACGCGGGCGAAGCCGTGTTTCGCAACCTCGTCTGGGCGGCCGAGCGGGTCAACGCCCGTGGCGGCATCGAGGTCGCGCCCGGGGTGCGGCGGCCGCTGCAGATCGTGCGCTACGACAGCAAGGGGCAGCCGCAGGAGGCGCTGTCGGCGCTGCAGTCCGCGCTCGACGACGGCATCACGCTGGTCGCCCAGGGCAACTCGTCGGCCGTGGCGGCGGCGCTGATCGAGGCGATCAACCGCCACAACGAGCGCGAGCCGCAGCGGCAGGTGTTGTTCCTCAACTACTCGGCCGTCGATCCGGTCCTGACCAACGAGCGCTGCAGCTTCTGGCACTTCCGCTTCGACGCGCACGCCGACATGCGCATGGCGGCGCTGATGGGGGTGCTCAAGGCCGATCCGAGCGTGCGCAGCGTCTACCTGATCGGGCAGGACTACAGCTTCGGCCAGGCCGTGCTGCGCGAGGCGCGGCGCCAGCTCGCGCTGCAGCGGCCGGACGTGCGCATCGTCGGCGAGGAGCTGCATCCGATGGCGCGCATCAAGGACTTCCTGCCCTACGTCACCAAGATCAAGGCCAGCGGCGCGCAGGCCGTCATCACGGGCAACTGGGGCAACGACCTGACGCTGCTGGTGCGCGCGGCGCGCGAGGGCGGCTTCGACGGCAAGTTCTACACCTTCTACGGCAACGCGCTGGGCGCGCCGGCGGCGATCGGCGAGGCCGGCGTCGGCCGAGTCATCGCGGTGGCGGACTGGTTCCCGAACGCGCCGGATGCCGAGTCGCGGCGCTTCTACGAGGCGTTCCGCCAACGTTTCCCGAATCCGGCCGACGATTATGTGCACATGCGCATGCAGCTGATGATCGAGGCGCTGGCGCAGGCGATCGAGCGCGCCGCCCGCGCCGCCCGCGCCGCCCCGGGCGGGGCCGCGGGGCCGTCGGCGGTGGCCATTGCGCGCGCACTCGAACAGGCGGACGTGACACTGGCCGGGCAGCGGCTGCGCATGCGCGCCGACGATCACCAGGCGCAGCAGCCGCTGATGGTGGCGGTGATGGAGCGCCAGGGCGCCCCGGGCGTGCCGTTCGACGTGGAGGGATCGGGCTTTGGCTTCCGGGTGCTGCAGCGCCTGGACGCGGCCGCCGCCGAGCAGCCGCACACCTGCCGCATGGTGCGGCCCTGA